The window GGTCGACGACACGCTCGCGGAACGCTGCGCTCACGGCGCGCACTCCGTCACGACGAACGCGGTCGCGATCCCGGCGTCGTGCGACATCGACACGTGGATGCGCGTGATGCCGCGCTCGCGCACCTGCGCCTGGACCACGTTGTGCAGCACGAAACCGGGGTTCCTCTCCTCGTCCGGGACGATCTCCATGTCGTGCCAGCGCACGCCCTCGGAGCCGCCGAGCGCCTTGATGAGCGCCTCCTTCGCCGCGAACCGCGCGGCGAGGGAGTGCACGGGAAGCGGGCGCTCCGCCTCCGTGAACAGTCGCTCGCGCAGCTTCGGGGTCCGCGCGATGGACCGCTCGAAGCGGGCCAGATCGACGACGTCGACCCCGATGCCGGCGATCACGGCATCACTCCACGGTGACGGACTTGGCCAGGTTGCGCGGCTGGTCCACGTCGAGGCCCTTGGCCGCCGAGAGCTCCATCGCGAAGATCTGCAGCGGCACGACCGCGAGCAGCGGCTCGAAGAGCGGCGCGGCGAGCGGGATGCGGATGACCTCGTCGGCGAACGGGAGCACCGCCGCATCCCCGGCCTCGGCGATCGCGATGACGCGGGCGCCGCGGGCGCGGATCTCCTGGATGTTCGACACGACCTTCTTGTGCAGCTCGTCCGACCAGCGCGGGCTCGGGACGACGACGAAGACGGGCTGGCCCGGCTCGATCAGCGCGATCGGCCCGTGCTTCAGCTCGCCGGCCGCGAAGCCCTCGGCGTGGATGTACGCGAGCTCCTTCAGCTTCAGCGCACCCTCCAGGGCGATCGGGTAGCCGACGTGGCGGCCGAGGAAGAGCACGGAGCGGGTGTCCGACATCCACTTGGCCAGCTGGGCGATCTCGCCGTGCGACTCGAGCACGGTCGCGATCTTCTCGGGCACGGACTGCAGCTCGGCGATCGCGTCGCGCTGCTGCGCGGCGGACAGGGTGCCGCGCACGCGGGAGAGATGCAGGCCGAAGAGGTAGAGCGCCGTGATCTGGGCGACGAACGCCTTCGTCGAGGCGACCGCGACCTCCGGGCCGGCGTGCGTGTAGAGCGCCGCATCGGACTCGCGCGGGATGGTCGCACCCTGCGTGTTGCAGACGGAGATCGCCTTGGCGCCGGCCTCGCGGGCGTACTTGACGGCCATCAGCGTGTCCATCGTCTCGCCCGACTGGCTGATGGAGATGACGAGCGTGCCGTCCGTGAGCACCGGCTCGCGGTACCGGAACTCGTGGCTGAGCTCGACGGTGACGGGCACGCGGGCCCACTTCTCGATCGCGTAGCTGCCGACCAGACCGGCGTACGCGGCCGTGCCGCAGGCGATGATGGTGATGCGGTCGATGCCCGCGAAGTACTCGTCGCCCAGCGCATCCAGCTCGGGGATGTGCACGGTCTCGCCGACCAGGCGGCCGCGCAGCGTGTTCGCCACCGCGTCCGGCTCCTCGGCGATCTCCTTCGCCATGAACGACGACCAGCCGCCCTTCTCGGCGGCGGACGCGTCCCAGGCGACCTCGAACGGCTCGACCTCGACCGGCGCGCCGACGAAGTCGGTGACGATCACGCTGTCCGGCGTGATCGTGACGATCTGGTCCTGTCCGATCGCCATCGCGCGGCGGGTGTGCTCGACGAACGCGGCGACATCCGAGCCGAGGAAGTTCTCGCCGTCACCCAGCCCGATCACGAGCGGGGAGTTGCGGCGCGCGCCGACGACGACGTGCGGCTGGTCCTGGTGCATCGCCAGCAGCGTGAAGGCGCCCTCCAGGCGCGACACGACGGCCTGGAACGCCTGCGGCAGGTCGCCGGTGCGGTGGTACTCACGGCCGAGGAGCACAGCGGCGACCTCGGTGTCGGTCTCGGACTCGAAGGCGAACCCGTCGGCGAGGAGCTCGTCCTTCAGCGTGGCGAAGTTCTCGATGATCCCGTTGTGGATGACCGCGAGGCGGCCCTCGTCACCCAGGTGCGGGTGCGCGTTCACGTCGGTCGGGCCGCCGTGCGTCGCCCAGCGGGTGTGGCCGATGCCGGTCTGACCGTTCGGGATGGGATTGTGCTTCAGCTCGTCGGTCAGCACCGAGAGCTTCCCGGCCTTCTTGGCGGTGCCCAGGGCACCGTCCGGACCGATGACGGCGATGCCGGCCGAGTCGTATCCGCGGTATTCCAGCCGCTTCAGACCGCCGAGGAGCACCTCGAGGCTCTTGTCGGTACCGACGTACCCCACGATTCCACACATGCACCCGAGTCTATCGTGGGCGCGGATGAAGCCCCGCTGGGAGGCCACCCCTAGACTGGGTGCCCTATGCTTCCGAACGGTGACTCCTCCACCCCCTTCGTCGAGCTGAGCCGGAGCGACTGGGCCGAGCTGGCGCAGAACACGCGCCTCCCGCTGCTGGA is drawn from Leifsonia shinshuensis and contains these coding sequences:
- a CDS encoding holo-ACP synthase → MIAGIGVDVVDLARFERSIARTPKLRERLFTEAERPLPVHSLAARFAAKEALIKALGGSEGVRWHDMEIVPDEERNPGFVLHNVVQAQVRERGITRIHVSMSHDAGIATAFVVTECAP
- the glmS gene encoding glutamine--fructose-6-phosphate transaminase (isomerizing); protein product: MCGIVGYVGTDKSLEVLLGGLKRLEYRGYDSAGIAVIGPDGALGTAKKAGKLSVLTDELKHNPIPNGQTGIGHTRWATHGGPTDVNAHPHLGDEGRLAVIHNGIIENFATLKDELLADGFAFESETDTEVAAVLLGREYHRTGDLPQAFQAVVSRLEGAFTLLAMHQDQPHVVVGARRNSPLVIGLGDGENFLGSDVAAFVEHTRRAMAIGQDQIVTITPDSVIVTDFVGAPVEVEPFEVAWDASAAEKGGWSSFMAKEIAEEPDAVANTLRGRLVGETVHIPELDALGDEYFAGIDRITIIACGTAAYAGLVGSYAIEKWARVPVTVELSHEFRYREPVLTDGTLVISISQSGETMDTLMAVKYAREAGAKAISVCNTQGATIPRESDAALYTHAGPEVAVASTKAFVAQITALYLFGLHLSRVRGTLSAAQQRDAIAELQSVPEKIATVLESHGEIAQLAKWMSDTRSVLFLGRHVGYPIALEGALKLKELAYIHAEGFAAGELKHGPIALIEPGQPVFVVVPSPRWSDELHKKVVSNIQEIRARGARVIAIAEAGDAAVLPFADEVIRIPLAAPLFEPLLAVVPLQIFAMELSAAKGLDVDQPRNLAKSVTVE